One window of the Desulfomonile tiedjei genome contains the following:
- a CDS encoding ankyrin repeat domain-containing protein, which yields MSDRTVPEMLIDACRSGDLGAVKEFLDSGLDATSRSVDGETGLIAASETGRIEVVKLLLDCAANVDARDDEGNSALSRSILRGFTDIAHMLVEHGADINAMYEVEGSATPLIMAAWCGNMELVKLFVRQGANLEARQHKGGTALLTAIYQKHWEIADYLIQCGADVNAANDSGETPLIIASFHGSTNTARLLLECGADVNHRHFGGGTALMCASWKSNLSAAELLIEAGAEVNSQNKVGATALTGAATYGHLSIVELLIESGADVNARDQFSYTALLNAAARGFPDIIDFMLNNGADINVADNDGKTPLILATENGFAEAARILIERGADVKAKDTENRTALTCAIDAGNEEIVQLLLAAGEA from the coding sequence ATGAGCGATCGCACGGTACCGGAGATGCTGATTGATGCTTGTCGATCTGGAGATCTGGGCGCCGTAAAGGAATTCCTGGATTCGGGGTTGGATGCTACCTCCAGATCGGTAGATGGTGAGACTGGTCTCATTGCAGCATCTGAAACCGGACGGATCGAAGTCGTTAAGCTCCTTCTCGATTGCGCAGCGAATGTAGACGCAAGAGATGATGAAGGCAATTCCGCTTTAAGCAGGTCCATTTTACGAGGATTTACGGACATAGCACACATGCTGGTTGAGCATGGCGCTGACATCAACGCGATGTATGAAGTGGAAGGTTCTGCCACTCCGTTGATAATGGCAGCCTGGTGCGGAAACATGGAGCTCGTGAAGCTCTTTGTGCGACAAGGAGCAAATCTGGAAGCACGACAACACAAAGGAGGAACTGCTTTACTGACAGCAATCTATCAGAAACATTGGGAGATCGCGGATTACCTCATACAATGCGGCGCGGACGTTAATGCTGCAAATGATTCAGGCGAGACACCATTGATAATAGCTTCCTTTCACGGCAGTACAAATACGGCTCGATTGCTGCTCGAATGCGGAGCCGACGTAAACCACCGCCATTTTGGGGGAGGCACTGCGCTCATGTGCGCAAGTTGGAAAAGTAATCTTTCTGCAGCGGAACTGCTCATTGAAGCTGGAGCAGAAGTGAACAGCCAGAACAAGGTCGGAGCCACCGCCTTGACTGGAGCAGCGACCTACGGTCACCTTTCAATCGTGGAGTTGTTGATCGAATCTGGCGCCGATGTCAACGCCCGGGACCAGTTTAGCTACACCGCTTTGTTGAATGCTGCTGCGAGAGGATTTCCTGATATCATTGACTTCATGCTGAACAATGGCGCGGACATTAACGTTGCTGATAATGATGGGAAGACTCCTTTGATTTTGGCGACGGAGAATGGATTTGCCGAAGCAGCAAGAATCCTTATCGAGCGCGGAGCCGATGTGAAAGCAAAGGATACTGAGAATCGTACGGCTCTCACATGTGCCATTGATGCCGGAAACGAAGAAATAGTTCAATTGTTGCTGGC
- a CDS encoding ankyrin repeat domain-containing protein: MKRKRDRVVPVKSYCGKVLPGALVIMMLIAIIGGNPSTALAVRLDPQYTPLMEACAAGDIGVVKRLIENGADVNERNKHGGTPLSVACYRGKLDVAKLLLERGANPNVRTPGSGLLSLLMDACVRGNLDLVRLLVEHGADINERNRSGYTALALLANHIRLRDERTKKDNIIIKYLKSRGATE, encoded by the coding sequence ATGAAAAGGAAACGCGACCGAGTAGTACCTGTCAAAAGCTACTGTGGCAAGGTTCTTCCAGGGGCCCTAGTCATCATGATGTTGATTGCAATAATTGGCGGGAACCCATCTACAGCACTCGCGGTGCGGCTCGATCCCCAGTACACACCCCTCATGGAAGCCTGTGCGGCGGGCGACATCGGTGTGGTCAAAAGACTGATCGAAAATGGTGCGGACGTCAATGAGCGCAACAAACACGGGGGAACTCCACTCTCAGTCGCCTGTTACCGCGGGAAGTTAGATGTCGCAAAATTGTTGCTGGAAAGAGGCGCGAATCCGAATGTGAGGACTCCCGGCTCCGGGCTTCTTTCGCTGCTTATGGACGCTTGTGTCAGAGGCAATCTCGATTTGGTCCGATTATTGGTTGAACACGGGGCCGATATCAATGAACGCAATCGATCCGGTTACACAGCTCTCGCGCTTCTGGCGAACCACATCCGACTGAGGGACGAGAGGACGAAGAAAGACAATATCATCATAAAATACCTGAAAAGCCGCGGGGCCACTGAATAG